TGACAAAAAACGCCAACCTATAAAATATATAGCCACAGGCAATGCTACGGCAAAAATTTTTATGAAAGATAAACACTACGAAGGCAAGGGAAATACACTTACGTATGAGCCAGCAAAGCAGACTTATACGGTTGTTGGAAATGGCTATTTGCACGAGATAGAAACTGATAAAAATGTTTATGGCGAGAAGATCGTTGTAAATCAAAAAGATGGTACATATAGCGTAAACAGCGACGATAAAAAGCCTGTCAAATTTATCTTTCAAATCGAGGATAAAAACAAGTGATAAGAGCACTGGGTGCTAAATTTATTACATCTTGCCCAAGTATAAAAGAGGCTCCAAGTTTTGTGACAAGTGAGATTGTCTTTTTGGGTAGGTCAAATGTTGGTAAAAGTAGCCTTATTAATGCCCTTGTCAATCAAAAAAATCTTGCCAAGAGTTCATCAACTCCAGGTAAAACACAGCTTATAAATTTTTTCGAAGCAGAGTTCTGCGAGCAAAAAGAAGATCAAGATGAAAAAGAGAAATTTAAGCTCATTTTGGTTGATTTGCCAGGCTTTGGCTATGCAAAAGTGGCAAAGTCAAAACATGATGAATGGCGTAAAAATTTAGATGAGTTTTTGAAATTTAGAAGCGATATAAGGCTTTTTATACATCTAATTGATGCTAGACATTTTGATTTAGATATAGACGCAAATGTGGATGCTTATCTAAAAAGCTTTTTAAGGGCTGATCAGAAAATTTTAAATTTATATACAAAAAGCGATAAGCTAAATCAAAGCCAAAAGAGTGCGGTAATGAAATTTGATCCAAGTGGCATCTTGGTCTCAACTCTTAATAAAAGCGGTATCGAAAAGGCTAGAGAAGCTATCATAAATAACGCTCTTGGTAGATAAAATGCAAACCATAAGCAGCTTAGATATTAAAATTTTTAAAGAATTTTGGTGGGCTGTTTTTTTATTCTCGTATGAGATCGCAACTACGCAATTTGGCTTTTTGCCGCCACTCATTGGCATTTTTTTTACTTATATGATTTTGGAGTATTCAAGAAAACAAAAGCAATACGACGAGTTTAAGCATAATTGGTACTTTGCGATAATTTTTATAATATTTGCTGAGCAAATCCATGGATTTCATCTTTTTTCAACGATTATTGCTTTTTTACTTTTTTATAATTTTATTCTAGACTGGCTATATACCACGATGAAGTGGCGAAACTGCCTACTTATCATCTTTGTAGCAGCTGGATACGCTTTAACCTTTCTTGTAAATAATCTATTTGCTTACGTTTTAAATGAGCAAAATTTAGCATTTTCGACTGAATATCTATTTTTTATAGCATTTGAAAGTATCCTTGCTATCGTTCTTTTTAGGGATAAAGTGCTATGAGGATGCGCATCGTCTTTAGTGTAATCGCTCTTTTTTGGATTATACTTTTGGGACGAATTTATCACCTAAGCATCAACTCAAATACTTACTACAACGAGATTGCAGAACAAAATGCGATAAAGACTATTTATATTCCGCCAGTTAGGGGTATTATTTTTGACGCACATGATAAGCCAATGGCTGTTAATCGTCTTGGCTTTTCAGTATCCATTAGACCTCATTTAAGTGCTAATAAAAAGGTAAAAATTTTAGATGATGAGCTAGCTTACATTGGCTCACTATTTAGTGATCTAAATGTCACTAAACTTAAAAATGAATACATAAAAAATGATTCAGCTTATAACCAAGATTTTATAAATGTGGTCGAATTTATTGATTATGATAAATTTTTACCATTTTTTGCATCACTTTCTTTGCGTGAAAATTTAGAGATAAGACCCGCCTCAAAGCGCCACTATCCATATAACGATCTAGCTTCTCACATCATCGGCTACGTTGGTAGGGCAAATCAAAAAGATATGGATAATGATCCTTTGACAAAGCTTACAAATTACATTGGAAGAAGTGGCGTGGAGCGGTTTTATAATCCGATCTTACAAGGAATTCAAGGGTTTAAAAAGATAAAGGTAAATGCCTTAAATGAAGAGATCGAGCAGATAAACTATCAAGCGCCACAAAGTCAAAATATCAAGCTTGCAGTCGATCTTGAGCTTCAGCAGTTTGTGGCTGATGTCTTTGGCAAAGATGCAGGAAGCGTCATAGTCATGAGTCTAAAAGATGGCGCTATCATAGCTGCTGGTAGCTTTCCAGAGTATGATCTAAATCCATTTGTACTTGGAATTTCTCAGCCTGAATGGGAAGAGCTTGTAAAAAACGTCGATCATCCTTTTACAAACAAGCTAATAAACGGCCTTTATCCGCCAGGTTCGGTCGTAAAAATGGGTATGGCGCTTGCGTTTTTGGATAATGGCATGAGTAAATACGATAGCTTTTTTTGTAGTGGCTCGTATGAGCTTGGAGGACGTAAATTTCGCTGCTGGAACTCTCACGGACATGGAAATGTTAATATGAATACGGCAATTAGAGAGAGCTGTGATGATTATTTTTATAAAGGTAGTCAAAAGATAGGGATCGACGCTATTGTGCCGATACTTGAACGTATGGGTTTTGGTAGAAAAACAGAGGTTGATTTGCCAAATGAGTTTGTGGGGACTTTACCAAGTAGAGAGTGGAAGATGAGGAAGTATGGCAAAGCGTGGTTTCAAGGCGAGACCCTCATCACTTCTATCGGCCAGGGAAATTTCTTGGTCACGCCTATGCAAGTGGCAAAATATACAGCGGGCCTTGCAACTGGGCTAAATGTGACTCCACATTTTTTAAAGAGCATTGATGGCAAGGATGTTGATTTTACGCCAACAGATGATGCTTTTACGCCGTTTGAGAAGTCGCAGTTACCAGCCATTAGGCATGCAATGTATGAAGTGGCAAACCACCCAAGAGGAACGGCAAATAGGCATTTTATTGGAAGCCTAGTTAAAGTTGCTGCAAAGACCGGTACTGCCCAGGTCGTTGGAATTTCTCAAACTGAAAAGAAACGTATGAAAGAGGAGGATATGGCGTATTTGCAAAGATCTCATGCATGGATGACCACATATGCGCCTTATGAAGATCCGCAATATGTCATCACAATGGTTATCGAGCATGGTGGCCATGGTGGAAGTGCGGCTGGGCCAAAAATTGCTCAAATTTATAATAAACTCGTTGAAATGGGATATATAAATTTAGAAAAAATCCAAAGCGATCAAAATAAGAAACAAGATAATAAGAAAAAATAAAGATCACTAAAAAGTCGTGGTAGCGATCGCTTACTTAGAAATTTTTACTGTACCCTTGGCTAAATTTATTAACTACTTTTCAATCCTCCTTATTAAATTTTTGGCAAGCTTGATCGAGAATTTATGTTTTTGGTAGCTAGCAAGAGTCTAAGCGTTGATATATCTTTAAATTTGTTAAATACCCTTGTTTTAGAGGCTCATAAGGAAAATTTTTGATTTTTATATGCGATTTTATCAGTGGCGTTTGCCTTTTTAAAGCCATTTAGCCTTAGCCTGCAGCTATCGCAAAGTCCGCATGCCTCGTCATCGCTCTCGTAGCAACTCCAGGTTAACTCTAATGGCGAGCCAAGCTCAAGCGATTTTGCTACGATGTCAGCCTTACTTAAATTTACAAGTGGAGTAATTATCTCACACGAAAAACTAGGCGATGTGCCTAAATTTATAGCCTCGTTTATGCTTTTTATGAAGCTTTCTTTGCAATCAGGATAGCCTGAACTATCTTCTTCTACGACACCGATATAGATAGCTTGTGCATTTTCTTTTTCAGCAAGTGCGGCAGCAACCGAGATAAAAATACCATTTCGAAAAGGCACATAGGTATTTGGCACATCTTTTTCCACTCCATCTTTTCTTATTTGCAAGCTTTCATCAGTTAAAGAATTCCCGCCTATTTGGGCAATAAAACTAACATCTAAACTCATCTTTTTTGTAATGCCTAGTCTTTCGCAAATTTCGTTAAATGCACGTTTTTCACGTTTCATCGTTCTTTGGCCATAGTCAAAATGAAGTGCTACGATATCATATCCAGCCTTTTTTGCCATTACAGCACAAAGCGTACTATCCATACCACCGCTCATTATGCAAACTGCTTTTTTCATATTTTGCCTTTTATTTTTGCTAGAATTATACAAAAAAGTTACTAAGGAGAGAGCCTAAAATGATACTTTGCGAAGAGAGCTATCCAAAAATTTTAGATGAAATTTGCGAATATTTGACACTGGGAGAAATCGAGCTAGTTTTTGTCGATAAGGAAGAAATGAGAGAACTAAATAAAACTGAGCGAGGCATTGATAAAACGACAGATGTTTTAAGCTTTCCACTTGAGCTTGTCATTCACGCCCCACTTGGCTCAATCGTTATAAACAAAGATATGGTAAAAGAGAAAGCTGCTGAGCTAAATCATAGTGAAGAGGCCGAAACCGCACTACTTTTTACACATGGATTGCTTCATATCTTGGGATTTGATCATGAAAAAGATGATGGCGAAATGAGAGAAAAAGAGTGCGAGGTTATCAAGAAATTTGAGCTGCCTAAAAGTCTAATAGTAAGAAGCGAGGATGTTAGGCTGATTGATCTTATAAATAATAAAAACTAAAAGAGTAGATTTTCTTCAGATGTTTTGTGAAGCTCTTCTAAAAGCTCCTCTTTTTGGCATAAAATCAATATGTAGATAAAATTTTTAAGCTTTTTTATCTCGCTTAAATTTTTAAAGTAGATTGCGTTTTGTACTTTTAACAAAGAGCCTTCTGGCAAGCAAATTTTTATCTCATCAGGGCTAAATTTTTTATTTAAAAATATACTTTGGCTTATGAATAAATCTTCATCGCTTTCAGTAATTATGGCTCTAAAGCTATTTCCAAAACTAGTAGGAATAAAATTTTTATCTATAAAAATCGGGTCAAAATGCCCGTGAATCCTACCTTCGTAAGGCTTAAATGAAATTTTATTGCTATCAAGAAATTTTAAAAGCCCATAAAACATTCCAGCAAAAACTCGTGGTATGTTTAAGTTTTGATAGTATGTTTGCTTAAAGACTGTGCTTGTAAAAAATATCGAGCTTGGATTTATCTCGTGCATAGTCGTATCTGTGTAAATGGTCTCAAAAAGAGGCGATATTCGCTGAAGTGTTCTTGTATCATCGCCGAAAAAGACATCAAAGACCTTTGCGTGAAAAATTTGATTAAAAAGCTCAGTGATATTTTTTGACATGACGTGTGCGTTAGAGCCAAGTTTTGATTTTTCTAAAAAATCATTTATAAAAGGATTTACGGCGCAAAATTTTAGATCTTTGTGAGTTGACTCAAATCTCATAAGCTTTATCATGGCAGTTTGTAAGCTACTAACTTTTAAAAAAGCGATCTCTTTATCGATAATTGGCACATTATCTTCGCTAATTATGGCGTATGCACCTTGTTTGATTGCCGTTTCTATATCGCTATCGTTTGCATTCAAGCAAATATATGCAAAGCCACGCCTTACGTGTTTTAGCTCAAAAACAAACTCACTTACGCTAGTTATTGTTGGTGCGTTTAGAGCCTGGGCATTTATGAGGCGAGTTAAGTTTTCTATTGTCATTTAGCCAACGATCGCACCATTTTTGACCTTGCCCTGTGTGCCAAGTAGAGTTAATGAGCCATCAGATGCACTTAGGATCATGCCTTGAGAGACATATTTTTTCATCATAGTTCGTTCTTTTAAATTTGCTAAAACGCAAACTTGTTTGCCAATAAGTGAGCTAGGCTCGTAGTATTTGGCGATTCCAGAAAGAATTTGACGCGGCTGCTCCTCGCCAAGATCTATCTTAAATTTAAGCAGTTTCTCACTACCCTCGACTCTCTCGCACTCGAGCACTTCACCTACTTTTATCACAATCTTGGCAAAGTCATCGATGCTAATGGTTTCGTCCTCTTTTTTCTCCTCTTTTGGCTCAGCTTTCGTCTCAACCTTTGGCTCATTTGCCTCGCTCATTAGCTCTTTTTCTATCCTTGGAAATAGCGGCTCGGTAGCTTTTGCTACAAAATTTGAAATTTCATTTTTCAAAACAAGACTTTCATAAGATGCCGTATCTATGCTAAAGCCAAGCGTGTCAGCTATCTTAGTACAAGTTTTTGGCATAGCTGGGCTAAGTAGTATCGCTACTTTTGCAAGTAAATTCGCGCAAAGTGCCACAAGCGCATTTGCCTCGTCAGTTTTACCAGCTTTTACAAGCGACCATGGCTCATACTTCGCAACGGCTGCGTTTGCAAGCGTTACGACCTTCCAAAGATCCTCTAAGTAGCGGTTTGTAGCTAAATTTTCTAAATTTTTAATAGCCTCATCAAGATAACCTTTTGCCTCATTAAGCTCGGCGCTGTGAAGTCTTGAGACATCTTTCGAGTTGATTTTATAGTCGCTATACTTTGCGCTCATGCCCACTATTCGGCTTAGCAGGTTGCCAAGACCGTTGCCAAGTTCTGAGTTTATGCGCTCGATCAAAGCCTTTTGGCTGTAGTCGCCATCTTGTCCAAACGGCACTTCTCTAAGTAAAAAGTATCTGAAATTTTCAAGTCCATAAGCGTTTGCGACCTCTCTTGGGTTTATAACATTACCTTTGCTTTTGCTCATCTTTTCGCCATTTATCGTCCACCAGCCGTGTGCTGCGACGTGTTTTGGTAGTGGCAATCCAAGGCTCATCAAAAATGCTGGCCAATAGACCGCATGAAAACGCAAAATATCCTTGCCGACAATGTGTGTTGTGCTTGGCCAAAAGTCCATTTTAGCGTTATCTCTTGAGTATCCTAATGTTGTTAGGTAGTTTATGAGCGCATCAAGCCATACGTACATAACGTGCTTGTCGTCGTTTGCGCTCTTTGGTAGTTTTATGCCCCAGTCAAAGCTCGTTCTCGTCACAGAAAGATCTTTTAGTCCACCTTTTACAAAGCTTACGACCTCATTTTTCTTTCCCTTCGGGATAACACAAAGCTCGTCGTTTTCGTACCATTTTAAAAGCGCATCTTCATA
This genomic interval from Campylobacter concisus contains the following:
- the lptA gene encoding lipopolysaccharide transport periplasmic protein LptA, whose protein sequence is MGRRKSAILAVILGFTFLNAEQVEITSNDFFADENKQTSEFIGNVNIKKGSFDELKADKVVVYFDKKRQPIKYIATGNATAKIFMKDKHYEGKGNTLTYEPAKQTYTVVGNGYLHEIETDKNVYGEKIVVNQKDGTYSVNSDDKKPVKFIFQIEDKNK
- the yihA gene encoding ribosome biogenesis GTP-binding protein YihA/YsxC; this encodes MIRALGAKFITSCPSIKEAPSFVTSEIVFLGRSNVGKSSLINALVNQKNLAKSSSTPGKTQLINFFEAEFCEQKEDQDEKEKFKLILVDLPGFGYAKVAKSKHDEWRKNLDEFLKFRSDIRLFIHLIDARHFDLDIDANVDAYLKSFLRADQKILNLYTKSDKLNQSQKSAVMKFDPSGILVSTLNKSGIEKAREAIINNALGR
- the mrdA gene encoding penicillin-binding protein 2, encoding MRMRIVFSVIALFWIILLGRIYHLSINSNTYYNEIAEQNAIKTIYIPPVRGIIFDAHDKPMAVNRLGFSVSIRPHLSANKKVKILDDELAYIGSLFSDLNVTKLKNEYIKNDSAYNQDFINVVEFIDYDKFLPFFASLSLRENLEIRPASKRHYPYNDLASHIIGYVGRANQKDMDNDPLTKLTNYIGRSGVERFYNPILQGIQGFKKIKVNALNEEIEQINYQAPQSQNIKLAVDLELQQFVADVFGKDAGSVIVMSLKDGAIIAAGSFPEYDLNPFVLGISQPEWEELVKNVDHPFTNKLINGLYPPGSVVKMGMALAFLDNGMSKYDSFFCSGSYELGGRKFRCWNSHGHGNVNMNTAIRESCDDYFYKGSQKIGIDAIVPILERMGFGRKTEVDLPNEFVGTLPSREWKMRKYGKAWFQGETLITSIGQGNFLVTPMQVAKYTAGLATGLNVTPHFLKSIDGKDVDFTPTDDAFTPFEKSQLPAIRHAMYEVANHPRGTANRHFIGSLVKVAAKTGTAQVVGISQTEKKRMKEEDMAYLQRSHAWMTTYAPYEDPQYVITMVIEHGGHGGSAAGPKIAQIYNKLVEMGYINLEKIQSDQNKKQDNKKK
- the queC gene encoding 7-cyano-7-deazaguanine synthase QueC produces the protein MYNSSKNKRQNMKKAVCIMSGGMDSTLCAVMAKKAGYDIVALHFDYGQRTMKREKRAFNEICERLGITKKMSLDVSFIAQIGGNSLTDESLQIRKDGVEKDVPNTYVPFRNGIFISVAAALAEKENAQAIYIGVVEEDSSGYPDCKESFIKSINEAINLGTSPSFSCEIITPLVNLSKADIVAKSLELGSPLELTWSCYESDDEACGLCDSCRLRLNGFKKANATDKIAYKNQKFSL
- the ybeY gene encoding rRNA maturation RNase YbeY, yielding MILCEESYPKILDEICEYLTLGEIELVFVDKEEMRELNKTERGIDKTTDVLSFPLELVIHAPLGSIVINKDMVKEKAAELNHSEEAETALLFTHGLLHILGFDHEKDDGEMREKECEVIKKFELPKSLIVRSEDVRLIDLINNKN
- a CDS encoding ferrochelatase: MTIENLTRLINAQALNAPTITSVSEFVFELKHVRRGFAYICLNANDSDIETAIKQGAYAIISEDNVPIIDKEIAFLKVSSLQTAMIKLMRFESTHKDLKFCAVNPFINDFLEKSKLGSNAHVMSKNITELFNQIFHAKVFDVFFGDDTRTLQRISPLFETIYTDTTMHEINPSSIFFTSTVFKQTYYQNLNIPRVFAGMFYGLLKFLDSNKISFKPYEGRIHGHFDPIFIDKNFIPTSFGNSFRAIITESDEDLFISQSIFLNKKFSPDEIKICLPEGSLLKVQNAIYFKNLSEIKKLKNFIYILILCQKEELLEELHKTSEENLLF
- the metG gene encoding methionine--tRNA ligase; the protein is MKEKAYITTPIYYVNDVPHIGHAYTTIIADTLARFNRLQGKDTYFMTGTDEHGQKIEQAAHARGKTPKEYADEISAKFRSLWDEFEISYDHFIRTTDEEHKQTVQNIFEKMQANGDIYKGEYEGFYCVSCETFFNQRDLLENNCCPDCGRVTSLVKEESYFFKLSKYEDALLKWYENDELCVIPKGKKNEVVSFVKGGLKDLSVTRTSFDWGIKLPKSANDDKHVMYVWLDALINYLTTLGYSRDNAKMDFWPSTTHIVGKDILRFHAVYWPAFLMSLGLPLPKHVAAHGWWTINGEKMSKSKGNVINPREVANAYGLENFRYFLLREVPFGQDGDYSQKALIERINSELGNGLGNLLSRIVGMSAKYSDYKINSKDVSRLHSAELNEAKGYLDEAIKNLENLATNRYLEDLWKVVTLANAAVAKYEPWSLVKAGKTDEANALVALCANLLAKVAILLSPAMPKTCTKIADTLGFSIDTASYESLVLKNEISNFVAKATEPLFPRIEKELMSEANEPKVETKAEPKEEKKEDETISIDDFAKIVIKVGEVLECERVEGSEKLLKFKIDLGEEQPRQILSGIAKYYEPSSLIGKQVCVLANLKERTMMKKYVSQGMILSASDGSLTLLGTQGKVKNGAIVG